In one window of Bos taurus isolate L1 Dominette 01449 registration number 42190680 breed Hereford chromosome 15, ARS-UCD2.0, whole genome shotgun sequence DNA:
- the TCP11L1 gene encoding T-complex protein 11-like protein 1 isoform X3, whose product MALAHEIVINGDFQIKPVELPEDSLEKRVKDIVHKAFWDCLSVQLSEVPPTYDRAIKLVGEIKETLLSFLLPGHTRLRNQITEVLDLDLIKQEAENGALDISKLAEFIIGMMGTLCAPVRDEEVKKLKDIKEIVPLFRAIFSVLDLMKVDMANFAVSSIRPHLMQQSIEYERKQFQEFLEKQPNSLDFVTQWLQEATDDLMSQKYKNALPAAGGAAGSGDGPQLDPVAVQNYAYLKLLKWDHLHRPFPETVLMDHSRFQEFQLQLEQLTVLGAVLLVTFSMAAPGIASRADFAEKLKMIVKILLTDMHLPSFHLEDALTAVGEKVCLEVSSCLSLCGLSPLTTDKEAVLKGQIQAVASPDNPIRRIVDSRILTFLDAYLASSHQKPSPIAPGGLGPIQKELEEVAVKFVRLVNYNKMVFSPYYDAILSKTLARS is encoded by the exons ATGGCCCTAGCCCATGAGATTGTTATAAATGGAGACTTTCAGATTAAACCCGTTGAGTTaccagaagacag CTTGGAGAAGAGAGTAAAGGATATTGTCCATAAAGCTTTTTGGGATTGCTTGAGTGTCCAGCTAAGTGAAGTCCCCCCAACGTATGACCGGGCCATCAAGCTTGTTGGTGAGATCAAAGAG ACTCTCCTGTCTTTCTTGCTGCCTGGTCACACTAGACTGAGAAACCAGATAACAGAAGTCTTGGACCTGGATCTGATAAAGCAGGAGGCCGAGAACGGGGCCCTGGACATTTCTAAGCTGGCAGAATTCATTATTGGCATGATGGGGACACTGTGTGCGCCTGTGCGAGATGAGGAAGTGAAGAAACTAAAGGACATTAAGGAGATCGTGCCCCTTTTCAG GGCGATTTTTTCAGTGTTGGACCTAATGAAGGTGGACATGGCGAACTTTGCTGTCAGTAGCATTAGGCCGCATCTCATGCAGCAGTCGATTGAGTATGAAAGGAAGCAGTTTCAGGAGTTCTTGGAGAAGCAGCCAA ATTCCCTGGACTTTGTCACCCAGTGGCTGCAGGAAGCCACAGATGACCTTATGAGTCAGAAGTATAAAAACGCGCTGCCAGCTGCGGGAGGGGCCGCCGGCTCTGGGGACGGTCCCCAGCTGGATCCCGTGGCCGTGCAGAATTACGCGTACCTGAAGCTTCTGAAGTGGGACCACCTCCACCGGCCTTTCCCTGAA ACAGTTTTGATGGACCATTCTCGCTTCCAAGAGTTCCAGCTCCAGCTGGAGCAGCTGACCGTCCTGGGGGCCGTGTTGCTGGTCACGTTCAGCATGGCAGCCCCAGGGATCGCCAGCCGGGCTGACTTCGCTGAGAAACTCAAGATGATTGTAAAGATTCTGCTCACAGACATGCATCTGCC CTCCTTCCACCTGGAGGACGCCCTGACTGCTGTCGGGGAGAAGGTCTGCCTGGAGGTGAGCAGCTGCCTTTCCCTGTGCGGCCTCAGCCCCCTCACCACAGACAAGGAGGCCGTGCTCAAGGGTCAGATCCAGGCCGTGGCCAGTCCTGACAACCCCATCCGCAGGATCGTGG ATTCCCGAATCCTGACCTTCTTAGACGCCTACCTTGCCTCAAGTCATCAGAAGCCATCGCCCATAGCCCCTGGGGGATTGGGTCCGATTCAAAAAGAGCTGGAGGAAGTTGCCGTTAAATTCGTGCGCCTGGTCAACTATAACAAGATGGTGTTCAGTCCCTACTATGACGCCATCCTCAGTAAGACCCTCGCCAGATCCTAA